The Myxocyprinus asiaticus isolate MX2 ecotype Aquarium Trade chromosome 26, UBuf_Myxa_2, whole genome shotgun sequence genome has a window encoding:
- the LOC127416961 gene encoding N-acetyllactosaminide beta-1,3-N-acetylglucosaminyltransferase 2-like yields MRIKYIMFFLIAFVSSLCLVIFYSKLKDVAHSQRDLTEIPLVTIAILRKPTAIVITPVRKKFNIVSPNKLSPLTISESFRNDIPKNGAFWNRKLNSLLRHYDVAENQTREDPRSRFRCQPENFDILQTNIQDVKSYPLLYGDFLKGMECRDPQILIDQPGKCALEKEEDQIFLLFAIKSTPKHFERREAIRETWGREGSYDNGVQVRTVFLLGRSSADDPNLDKLVSLEAQQFQDLLVWDLQDSFFNLTLKEHVFFKWMLDRCPYISFVFKGDDDVFVNTQAILNHLQSLDPAQASSLYTGQIIEQASPLRDPKIKYYVPQSFYEGPYPPYAAGGGFLFSGNLIPSLYHVSFYIPFFPIDDVYTGMCFKALGISPVKHNGFRTFDIREQDRENACVHQDLLLVHQRNPQQTMRLWRNMHSSMLAC; encoded by the coding sequence ATGAGAATAAAGTATATAATGTTCTTTCTCATAGCATTTGTTAGCAGCCTTTGCCTTGTCATATTCTATTCCAAGCTAAAGGATGTGGCGCATTCTCAAAGAGACTTGACTGAAATTCCTTTAGTGACAATAGCCATCCTTCGAAAACCCACCGCTATTGTGATTACACCAGTCAGAAAGAAATTCAACATCGTTTCACCAAATAAACTCTCACCACTCACTATTTCCGAGAGCTTCAGAAATGACATTCCAAAAAATGGTGCATTCTGGAACAGAAAACTTAATTCTCTCCTCAGGCATTATGATGTAGCTGAAAATCAAACACGTGAGGACCCCCGTAGCAGGTTTCGCTGTCAGCCTGAGAATTTTGATATACTGCAAACAAACATTCAGGATGTTAAGTCATACCCGCTGCTCTATGGGGATTTCCTAAAAGGCATGGAATGTCGAGATCCACAGATTCTTATCGATCAGCCTGGCAAGTGTGCTTTGGAGAAGGAAGAGGATCAGATTTTCCTTCTCTTTGCAATCAAATCCACCCCAAAGCACTTTGAGAGGCGTGAAGCCATTCGAGAGACCTGGGGAAGAGAAGGGTCATATGATAATGGAGTGCAGGTGCGAACGGTCTTTCTGTTGGGTCGATCATCTGCGGATGATCCCAATCTGGATAAACTGGTTTCATTGGAGGCTCAGCAGTTTCAAGACCTTCTCGTTTGGGATTTACAGGACTCCTTTTTCAACCTGACTCTCAAGGAGCACGTGTTCTTCAAATGGATGCTTGATCGTTGTCCTTacatatcttttgtttttaaggGCGATGATGATGTTTTTGTCAACACTCAAGCAATACTTAATCATTTGCAATCACTAGACCCCGCACAGGCCTCATCATTGTACACCGGGCAAATCATTGAACAAGCCAGCCCCTTACGAGaccctaaaataaaatattatgttcCTCAATCATTCTATGAAGGTCCTTACCCTCCTTATGCTGCTGGTGGTGGTTTTCTCTTTTCTGGAAACCTAATCCCATCTCTTTACCATGTTTCCTTCTACATACCCTTCTTCCCTATTGATGACGTCTACACAGGGATGTGCTTCAAAGCACTTGGAATCAGTCCAGTGAAACATAATGGCTTCAGGACATTTGACATTCGGGAACAAGATCGAGAGAATGCATGTGTACACCAAGACTTGCTTCTGGTGCACCAGCGCAACCCTCAGCAGACCATGAGACTGTGGAGGAATATGCACAGCTCTATGCTGGCCTGCTGA